A stretch of Plesiomonas shigelloides DNA encodes these proteins:
- a CDS encoding threonine/serine exporter family protein encodes MTLLPALLQDMFFAAIPAVGFALLFNVPVRALRYCAMLGALGHGLRFLLLHYGWPIEWSTLLASTTIGMIGVHWSHRYMAHPKVFTVAAVIPMVPGVKAYKAMLALVEINHRGYTHELMSQMVTHFLQTFFIVGALALGLAVPGLLFYRRRPVV; translated from the coding sequence ATGACCTTATTACCGGCGTTACTACAGGATATGTTTTTTGCTGCTATTCCGGCGGTGGGGTTTGCCTTGCTGTTTAACGTGCCTGTACGTGCGCTGCGTTACTGCGCGATGCTCGGCGCGTTGGGGCATGGGCTGCGCTTTTTGCTGCTGCATTATGGCTGGCCTATCGAATGGAGCACGTTGCTGGCGTCAACCACGATTGGCATGATCGGCGTGCATTGGTCACATCGCTATATGGCGCACCCGAAAGTGTTTACGGTGGCGGCGGTGATCCCGATGGTGCCGGGAGTCAAAGCCTACAAGGCGATGCTGGCACTGGTGGAGATCAATCACCGCGGCTATACCCATGAGCTGATGTCGCAAATGGTGACCCATTTCCTGCAAACATTCTTTATTGTCGGCGCGTTGGCCCTCGGCTTGGCGGTACCGGGATTGTTATTCTACCGCCGTCGTCCAGTGGTATAG
- a CDS encoding threonine/serine ThrE exporter family protein, protein MQQGDLNEPAQREVTRLCIQSALMLLQHGAESTLVEQVSERLGLALGADSVEISISANAIVLSTLSRQRCITTTRRNVDRGINMQVVTAVQHTMIMAERGLLSIGDVRKRLDKIKPLRYPRGLVVLMVGLSCASFSHLSGGDAAVFALTFVASAIAMLVRQELAHRHFNPLVNFCVTAFVASSIASLGISYQIGNLPSLPMASSVLLLVPGFPLINALSDMVKGHVNMGLARWTMATLLTFATCAGIVLAMALWDVRGWS, encoded by the coding sequence ATGCAACAAGGAGATCTGAACGAGCCGGCGCAGCGGGAAGTGACCCGTTTATGCATTCAAAGCGCCCTGATGCTGTTGCAGCACGGCGCGGAGAGTACGCTGGTCGAGCAAGTGTCGGAGCGCTTAGGGTTGGCGCTTGGGGCTGACAGTGTGGAAATTTCGATTTCGGCTAATGCTATTGTGCTGTCGACCTTGAGCCGACAACGCTGTATCACCACCACGCGGCGCAATGTGGATCGTGGGATCAACATGCAGGTGGTTACTGCGGTGCAGCACACCATGATCATGGCTGAACGCGGTTTGCTGTCAATTGGCGATGTACGCAAACGATTGGATAAGATCAAACCGCTCCGCTATCCACGTGGCTTAGTGGTGCTGATGGTGGGGTTATCGTGCGCCAGTTTCTCACATTTATCCGGTGGTGATGCGGCGGTGTTTGCCTTGACGTTTGTGGCCAGTGCCATTGCCATGTTGGTGCGCCAAGAGCTGGCGCATCGCCACTTTAATCCGCTGGTCAATTTTTGTGTCACCGCCTTTGTGGCCAGCTCAATTGCTTCGCTCGGGATCTCGTATCAAATTGGCAATTTGCCGTCATTGCCGATGGCATCCAGTGTGCTGCTGCTGGTGCCCGGTTTTCCGCTGATTAATGCGCTGTCCGATATGGTCAAAGGGCACGTCAACATGGGGCTGGCGCGTTGGACCATGGCGACCTTGCTGACCTTTGCAACCTGTGCGGGGATTGTGCTGGCGATGGCGCTATGGGATGTGCGGGGGTGGTCATGA
- the cgtA gene encoding Obg family GTPase CgtA — protein MKFVDEAVIRVEAGDGGNGCASFRREKYIPKGGPDGGDGGDGGDVYLLADENLNTLIDYRFERSFRAERGENGRGSNCTGKRGQDITLKVPVGTRAVDEETGETLGDLTQHGQKMLVAKGGFHGLGNTRFKSSVNRTPYQKTPGTPGEKRELRLELMLLADVGMLGMPNAGKSTFIRAVSAARPKVADYPFTTLVPSLGVVRMDSERSFVVADIPGLIEGAADGAGLGIRFLKHLERCRVLLHIIDINPVDGSDPAENARIIVSELEQYSEMLAAKPRWLVFNKVDLMSEEEANERIAKIVADLEWEGDYYTISAATGKNVTPLCWDIMQLIESLPKESEQQAPAGTEDVKFKWDDYHREQLDEVWEGSDDDDDLDDDDWDEDEYDVEIIYKP, from the coding sequence ATGAAGTTTGTCGATGAAGCGGTGATCCGCGTCGAAGCTGGTGACGGCGGTAATGGCTGTGCCAGTTTCCGCCGTGAAAAATATATTCCAAAAGGTGGCCCGGACGGCGGTGACGGCGGTGACGGCGGTGACGTATATCTGCTGGCGGACGAGAACCTCAATACCCTGATTGATTACCGTTTTGAGCGCAGTTTCCGTGCTGAGCGCGGCGAGAATGGCCGTGGCAGTAACTGTACCGGTAAGCGTGGTCAGGATATCACCCTGAAGGTGCCCGTGGGTACGCGCGCGGTGGATGAAGAGACCGGAGAAACCTTAGGTGACTTGACCCAGCACGGCCAAAAGATGCTGGTGGCCAAGGGCGGTTTCCACGGCTTGGGTAACACCCGTTTTAAATCCTCGGTGAACCGTACCCCGTATCAAAAAACGCCGGGTACACCGGGTGAGAAACGCGAACTGCGTTTAGAGCTGATGCTGCTGGCTGACGTGGGGATGTTGGGGATGCCGAATGCCGGTAAATCTACCTTTATCCGTGCGGTATCCGCAGCGCGTCCAAAAGTAGCGGACTATCCGTTTACCACCTTGGTGCCAAGCCTCGGTGTGGTACGGATGGACAGCGAGCGCAGCTTCGTGGTGGCCGATATTCCAGGCCTGATTGAAGGTGCGGCAGACGGTGCCGGTCTGGGGATCCGTTTCCTCAAGCACTTGGAGCGTTGTCGTGTGCTGCTGCACATCATCGACATCAATCCAGTCGATGGCTCTGATCCGGCCGAGAACGCGCGGATCATCGTGTCAGAGCTGGAGCAGTACAGTGAAATGCTGGCCGCGAAACCGCGTTGGCTGGTGTTTAACAAAGTCGATCTGATGAGCGAAGAAGAAGCCAACGAGCGGATCGCGAAGATCGTTGCCGATCTGGAGTGGGAGGGTGATTACTACACCATCTCTGCGGCCACCGGTAAGAACGTGACGCCACTGTGCTGGGACATCATGCAGCTGATCGAAAGCCTGCCGAAGGAAAGCGAGCAGCAAGCGCCAGCGGGCACCGAAGATGTGAAGTTCAAGTGGGATGATTATCATCGTGAACAACTGGACGAAGTCTGGGAAGGTTCAGATGATGATGACGATCTCGACGATGATGACTGGGATGAAGACGAGTACGACGTAGAGATCATCTACAAGCCGTAA
- a CDS encoding DMT family transporter produces MLRQQATIGCLLALLTAVFWGALPIAMKQALEVLDPYTIVWFRFVSATLGLGLWLAWRRGLPSPVLLWRNYRALLLVATLGLAGNFLLFNSALQYLSPAVVQVVIQLAPVLLLLASVWILKEPLQRHQGIGLLLLLGGMLLFFNERLYELFTSLSSYTLGVLLAVAAAVVWVAYGVAQKLLLRRLSSPQILLVLYTLSALLFTPMAQPQQAAAMDMRQWGMLLFCCLNTLVGYGAFAEAMARWEAAKVSAIVTLAPLFTILFLDLLSVSYPALFTAAPLNLLGYIGALVVVAGAMFSAIGHRLLPPRAVKPVATESD; encoded by the coding sequence ATGTTGCGACAGCAGGCCACAATAGGATGTTTATTAGCTTTGCTGACGGCAGTATTCTGGGGTGCATTGCCGATAGCGATGAAACAGGCGCTAGAGGTGTTGGATCCTTACACCATTGTCTGGTTCCGGTTTGTCAGCGCAACGCTGGGGCTGGGTCTGTGGCTGGCATGGCGGCGGGGATTGCCTTCTCCGGTGCTACTCTGGCGTAATTATCGCGCCCTGCTTCTTGTTGCTACGCTGGGTTTAGCGGGTAACTTCCTGTTATTTAATTCTGCCCTACAATATTTAAGTCCGGCCGTGGTGCAGGTGGTGATCCAGCTGGCACCGGTGTTGCTGTTGCTGGCCAGTGTGTGGATTTTAAAAGAGCCACTGCAACGCCATCAGGGCATTGGACTGTTACTGTTACTGGGCGGCATGCTGCTGTTTTTCAATGAGCGCCTGTATGAGCTGTTTACCAGCTTAAGCAGCTATACCCTTGGGGTGTTGCTGGCGGTGGCTGCGGCGGTAGTCTGGGTAGCCTATGGCGTAGCGCAAAAGCTGTTACTGCGTCGGTTATCTTCCCCGCAGATTTTGCTGGTGCTCTACACCTTGTCGGCCTTGTTATTTACGCCGATGGCGCAGCCGCAACAAGCGGCGGCGATGGATATGCGCCAATGGGGCATGCTGCTGTTTTGCTGCCTGAATACGCTGGTGGGCTATGGCGCATTTGCCGAGGCCATGGCGCGCTGGGAAGCGGCAAAAGTGAGTGCTATCGTGACGTTGGCGCCACTGTTTACCATACTGTTTTTAGATCTGTTGAGCGTGAGTTATCCGGCCCTGTTTACTGCGGCGCCGCTTAACCTGCTTGGCTATATTGGTGCGTTGGTGGTGGTTGCCGGCGCCATGTTTTCTGCCATCGGCCATCGTTTGTTGCCACCGCGCGCTGTGAAGCCCGTGGCCACGGAAAGTGACTGA
- the rpmA gene encoding 50S ribosomal protein L27: MAHKKAGGSTRNGRDSESKRLGVKRFGGESVLAGNIIVRQRGTKFHAGVNVGCGKDHTLFATADGKVKFEVKGPNNRKYVSIVAE; encoded by the coding sequence ATGGCACACAAAAAAGCTGGCGGTTCCACTCGTAACGGCCGCGATTCCGAAAGCAAACGTCTGGGTGTTAAGCGTTTCGGTGGTGAATCTGTTCTGGCAGGTAACATCATCGTTCGTCAGCGCGGTACCAAGTTCCACGCTGGTGTAAACGTTGGCTGTGGTAAAGACCACACCCTGTTTGCAACTGCAGACGGTAAAGTGAAATTCGAAGTTAAAGGTCCAAACAACCGTAAATACGTAAGCATCGTTGCTGAGTAA
- the rplU gene encoding 50S ribosomal protein L21 — translation MYAVFQSGGKQHRVSEGQTVRLEKLDVATGEAVEFKDVLMIANGEDIKIGAPFVAGGVVKAEVVTHGRGDKVKIVKFRRRKHSRKQQGHRQWFTEIKITAISA, via the coding sequence ATGTACGCGGTTTTCCAAAGTGGTGGTAAGCAGCACCGAGTGAGCGAAGGCCAAACCGTTCGCCTGGAGAAGCTGGACGTAGCAACTGGCGAAGCAGTTGAGTTCAAAGATGTGCTGATGATCGCTAACGGCGAAGATATCAAGATCGGTGCACCTTTCGTTGCAGGCGGTGTGGTTAAGGCTGAAGTGGTAACTCACGGTCGTGGCGATAAAGTTAAGATCGTTAAGTTCCGTCGTCGTAAGCACAGCCGTAAGCAGCAGGGCCACCGTCAGTGGTTCACTGAAATCAAAATCACTGCTATCAGCGCGTAA
- the ispB gene encoding octaprenyl diphosphate synthase has protein sequence MTLEEIRALSDADMAEVNAAILQQLNSDVALINQLGYYIISGGGKRIRPMIAVLAARALDYQGHGHITVAALIEFIHTATLLHDDVVDESDLRRGKATANAAFGNAASVLVGDFIYTRAFQMMTSLDSMRILQLMASATNVIAEGEVQQLMNCNDPDISEDNYMQVIYSKTARLFEAAAQSSAILAGASEQQELAMQDYGRYLGTAFQLIDDLLDYSAGNELGKNLGDDLNEGKPTLPLLHAMHNGTPEQAAMIRKAIEEGNGRDLLDPVLAAMQACGSLAYTQQRAEEEADKAIQALSCIPDSPYREALIGLAHLAVHRNH, from the coding sequence ATGACGCTTGAAGAGATTCGCGCCCTGAGCGATGCCGACATGGCAGAAGTGAATGCGGCGATTTTGCAACAACTCAATTCCGATGTGGCGCTGATCAATCAACTGGGCTACTACATCATCAGTGGCGGGGGAAAACGGATCCGGCCAATGATTGCGGTGCTAGCCGCACGGGCGCTCGATTATCAAGGTCATGGTCATATTACCGTGGCTGCGCTGATTGAATTTATCCACACCGCCACCTTGCTGCACGATGACGTGGTGGATGAGTCTGATCTGCGCCGTGGCAAAGCCACCGCCAATGCGGCATTCGGTAATGCCGCCAGCGTATTGGTGGGGGATTTTATCTACACCCGCGCATTCCAGATGATGACCAGCCTCGACTCGATGCGCATTTTGCAGCTGATGGCTTCGGCCACCAACGTGATTGCCGAAGGGGAAGTGCAGCAGCTGATGAACTGCAATGACCCGGACATCAGCGAAGATAATTACATGCAGGTGATTTACAGCAAAACCGCTCGCCTGTTTGAAGCCGCCGCGCAGTCTTCGGCTATTTTGGCGGGAGCCAGTGAGCAGCAAGAGCTGGCGATGCAAGATTATGGTCGTTACCTCGGCACGGCTTTCCAGCTGATTGACGATCTGCTCGATTACAGCGCAGGAAACGAGCTAGGAAAGAATTTGGGCGACGATCTCAACGAAGGTAAGCCTACCCTGCCGCTGCTGCATGCGATGCACAATGGCACGCCTGAGCAAGCCGCGATGATCCGTAAAGCGATCGAAGAAGGGAACGGACGCGATCTGTTGGATCCGGTATTGGCCGCCATGCAAGCCTGTGGATCGTTGGCCTACACCCAGCAGCGCGCCGAAGAAGAAGCCGACAAAGCGATCCAAGCCCTGTCTTGCATCCCAGACTCGCCTTATCGCGAGGCATTAATTGGCTTGGCGCATCTGGCGGTGCACCGTAACCATTAA
- the mdh gene encoding malate dehydrogenase, translating into MKVAVLGAAGGIGQALALLLKVQLPAGSELSLYDIAPVTPGVAVDLSHIPTAVKIKGFSGEDPSAALEGADIVLISAGVARKPGMDRSDLFNVNAGIVRNLVEKIAHVCPKACIGIITNPVNTTVAIAAEVLKKAGVYDKRKLFGISTLDVIRSNTFVAELKGKQPEELNVSVVGGHSGLSILPLLSQLDGISFTDAEIAALTKRIQNAGTEVVEAKAGGGSATLSMGQAAARFGLSLLRAMQGEKNVVECTYVEGDGQYARFFAQPVLLGVNGIEEYLPVGKLSAFEQQALESMLPTLREEIVLGEKFVNGQ; encoded by the coding sequence ATGAAAGTTGCGGTTTTAGGTGCTGCAGGTGGCATCGGCCAGGCACTGGCTTTACTGTTAAAAGTCCAGCTTCCCGCTGGTTCAGAGCTCTCCTTATATGACATCGCCCCAGTGACTCCGGGTGTGGCGGTGGATTTGAGTCATATTCCGACTGCCGTGAAGATCAAAGGCTTTAGCGGCGAAGATCCTTCTGCTGCGCTGGAAGGGGCCGATATCGTGCTGATCTCTGCCGGTGTGGCGCGTAAGCCAGGCATGGATCGCTCCGATCTGTTTAATGTGAATGCGGGGATCGTGCGCAATCTGGTGGAAAAAATCGCCCACGTTTGCCCGAAAGCCTGCATTGGGATCATCACCAATCCGGTGAACACCACGGTTGCCATTGCGGCAGAAGTGCTGAAAAAAGCCGGCGTGTACGACAAACGCAAGCTGTTTGGTATTTCAACGCTGGATGTGATCCGCTCCAATACCTTTGTGGCTGAGCTGAAAGGTAAGCAGCCAGAAGAACTGAATGTTTCCGTGGTTGGCGGTCACTCCGGTCTGAGCATCCTGCCGCTGCTGTCACAACTTGACGGGATCTCCTTTACCGACGCTGAGATCGCGGCGCTGACTAAGCGGATCCAAAACGCCGGTACCGAAGTGGTGGAAGCTAAAGCCGGTGGCGGCTCCGCGACTTTGTCGATGGGTCAAGCGGCGGCGCGTTTCGGTCTGTCTTTGCTGCGTGCAATGCAGGGCGAGAAGAACGTGGTGGAATGCACCTATGTTGAAGGTGATGGCCAATATGCCCGTTTCTTTGCTCAACCGGTACTGCTGGGCGTCAACGGTATTGAAGAGTACCTGCCAGTGGGCAAGCTGAGCGCGTTTGAACAGCAGGCGCTGGAAAGCATGCTGCCAACCCTGCGTGAAGAGATTGTGCTGGGTGAGAAATTCGTTAACGGCCAGTAA
- a CDS encoding transporter substrate-binding domain-containing protein, producing the protein MRRFLVSISFIAGFLTCFMVQAESVTVSAPLRFATEPTYPPFEYHNNQGQLDGFDIALAQALCDRLMRRCEFVEQPFNTILSGLRLGAYDAAIAALDINDSRLQLMSFTQPYLANSAVLLVNRDVITGDTISKENLVGVQTGTTLMNFVVDGRLGADVTPLPYASYEEAFGDLQAGNIDAVFTDQAVALNWLSQHPKGRWQVLGEPYTAPEYFGQGLGIALSKQNYRLKLALDNALDALRADGTLQALQKKYLHH; encoded by the coding sequence ATGCGCCGTTTTCTTGTTTCAATTAGTTTCATAGCCGGTTTTCTCACCTGTTTTATGGTGCAGGCGGAAAGTGTCACGGTTTCTGCGCCCTTGCGCTTTGCCACCGAACCGACTTATCCCCCGTTTGAATACCACAATAATCAGGGGCAGCTAGACGGGTTTGATATCGCCCTAGCACAGGCGTTGTGCGATCGCTTGATGCGACGCTGTGAATTTGTGGAGCAGCCATTCAACACTATTCTATCCGGTTTGCGCCTCGGTGCCTATGACGCTGCGATTGCGGCGCTAGATATTAATGATAGCCGCTTGCAACTGATGAGCTTTACCCAGCCCTATCTGGCCAACTCCGCAGTGCTGCTGGTTAACCGCGATGTCATTACCGGTGACACCATCAGTAAAGAGAATTTAGTCGGCGTGCAGACCGGCACCACCTTGATGAACTTTGTGGTGGATGGCCGTTTAGGTGCTGACGTGACGCCACTGCCGTATGCCAGCTATGAAGAGGCGTTCGGTGACTTACAAGCGGGCAATATTGATGCGGTGTTTACCGATCAGGCGGTCGCCTTGAACTGGCTCAGTCAGCATCCGAAAGGGCGCTGGCAAGTGCTGGGCGAGCCTTACACCGCGCCGGAGTATTTTGGTCAGGGGCTTGGCATTGCGCTGTCTAAACAGAATTATCGCCTGAAGTTAGCGCTGGATAATGCCCTCGATGCGCTGCGCGCCGACGGGACTTTGCAGGCCCTTCAGAAAAAATATCTGCACCATTAA
- the argR gene encoding transcriptional regulator ArgR, producing MRSSDKQEQLIRAFKALLKEEKFSSQGEIVQALSDLGFRNINQSKVSRMLTKFGAVRTRNAKMEMVYCLPVELGVPTTSSPLKNLVLDIDYNSALIVIHTSPGAAQLIARMLDSLGKAEGILGTIAGDDTIFITPTRDTPIEDLFAAVLDLFEQHAA from the coding sequence ATGCGTAGCTCAGACAAACAAGAGCAACTTATCCGCGCGTTCAAAGCCCTGCTGAAAGAAGAGAAATTCAGCTCACAAGGTGAGATAGTCCAAGCATTATCAGACTTAGGTTTTCGTAATATCAACCAGTCTAAAGTCTCACGGATGCTCACCAAATTCGGCGCCGTACGGACACGCAATGCCAAAATGGAGATGGTTTACTGTCTGCCGGTAGAACTTGGCGTCCCAACCACCTCCAGTCCGCTGAAAAATCTGGTGCTGGACATCGACTACAACAGCGCACTGATTGTGATCCACACCAGCCCAGGTGCTGCGCAGCTGATTGCGCGCATGCTGGACTCGCTCGGCAAAGCCGAGGGTATTTTAGGCACGATTGCCGGTGATGACACGATCTTTATCACACCAACTCGGGATACTCCGATTGAAGATCTGTTTGCTGCGGTGCTGGATCTGTTCGAACAGCACGCCGCCTGA
- a CDS encoding universal stress protein, with protein sequence MFQRILVPIDLNECDVIDRTMQMAVEQVRLSGGELHLVHVLPVIHVAIVSNFFPPDATARMRESSEQRLQQLQAQYVPSDIRCHRHVAEGKTYEAIIDVAVAQGCDLIMMPSQERSQLDRVMLGSVAEKVVAYSPVHVLVIKPDSDSE encoded by the coding sequence ATGTTCCAGCGTATTTTAGTCCCGATCGATCTGAATGAATGTGATGTGATTGACCGTACCATGCAGATGGCGGTCGAACAGGTTCGCCTGTCCGGTGGAGAGCTGCATCTGGTGCATGTCTTGCCGGTGATCCATGTCGCGATTGTCTCGAACTTTTTCCCGCCGGATGCCACCGCGCGCATGCGTGAAAGCAGTGAGCAACGCTTACAACAGCTGCAAGCGCAGTATGTGCCAAGCGATATCCGCTGCCATCGCCATGTGGCCGAAGGCAAAACCTACGAAGCGATTATTGATGTGGCCGTAGCGCAAGGTTGCGATCTGATCATGATGCCAAGCCAAGAGCGCTCGCAGTTAGACCGCGTGATGCTCGGCTCGGTGGCCGAAAAAGTGGTGGCCTACTCACCGGTGCACGTACTGGTGATCAAGCCAGACAGCGATAGCGAGTAA
- a CDS encoding TrkH family potassium uptake protein, with product MITSGKFKAILKINSYLLALYSVTFIIPIFVAIYEGDGESAAYFKSFVISLLLSLVTYYLTKNNKSQLGTKDGYLVVLIFWVVFSLFSMLPMVMLKSINISITDALFESISGITTTGATILSDVTNAPKSLLYYRAQLNFFGGLGIIVLAIAVLPFIGVGGMLAQTEMPGPMKDEKMTPRIVDTAKSLWVVYCALTLACIASFKAVGMGWFDAICHAFATISLGGFSTYTESVAYFNSAGVELVAGVFSILAGINFALYFIAFQRRNLKVISRNAEFRLFILVCACVIAYTVWGLYRSGTFELWPAFYHGFFQSMSVMTDNGLGTAGYPDWPVDVTFLLIGASFFGGCVGSTCGGIKALRILVLIAQSVKEVKLLIHPRSVVSLKMSGKPIHDRQGLAVLGFFFLYVMMTMIFIFLLTTFGETLDTAIGSTAGCINNMGIGYGASGSNFSGLKEPSKYVMMLAMLFGRLEIFPFLVLMSPAYWRN from the coding sequence ATGATTACCTCCGGTAAATTCAAGGCAATTCTAAAGATTAACAGTTATCTGTTAGCCCTTTATTCTGTCACTTTTATTATTCCCATCTTTGTCGCTATTTACGAAGGGGATGGCGAATCTGCCGCCTATTTTAAATCCTTCGTGATCTCCTTATTGCTCAGTTTGGTAACCTATTACCTGACCAAAAATAATAAATCGCAACTCGGCACCAAAGATGGATACCTAGTGGTATTGATCTTCTGGGTGGTGTTCTCGCTATTCAGTATGTTGCCGATGGTGATGCTAAAAAGTATCAATATCAGCATTACCGATGCGCTGTTTGAGAGTATCTCAGGGATCACCACCACCGGAGCGACCATTCTCAGTGACGTCACCAATGCGCCGAAAAGCTTGCTCTATTATCGGGCGCAGCTCAATTTCTTCGGTGGTTTGGGGATCATCGTATTGGCCATCGCCGTACTGCCATTTATCGGGGTCGGCGGCATGTTGGCGCAAACCGAAATGCCGGGGCCGATGAAAGATGAGAAGATGACGCCGCGCATCGTGGATACCGCCAAAAGCTTGTGGGTGGTGTACTGCGCACTGACGCTCGCCTGCATTGCCAGCTTTAAAGCGGTGGGAATGGGGTGGTTTGACGCCATTTGCCATGCGTTTGCCACCATTTCGCTGGGCGGATTTTCCACCTACACGGAAAGCGTGGCCTATTTCAACAGTGCCGGCGTCGAGCTGGTGGCTGGGGTATTCTCTATTCTGGCCGGTATCAACTTTGCCCTCTACTTTATTGCCTTCCAACGCCGTAATTTAAAAGTCATCAGCCGCAATGCCGAATTCCGTTTATTTATTCTGGTCTGTGCCTGCGTGATTGCATATACCGTGTGGGGCTTGTATCGCTCGGGCACCTTTGAATTATGGCCAGCGTTTTATCACGGCTTTTTCCAGTCCATGTCGGTGATGACCGATAACGGCCTCGGTACTGCCGGATACCCGGATTGGCCGGTGGATGTCACCTTCTTGCTGATTGGCGCCAGCTTCTTTGGTGGCTGTGTCGGGTCAACTTGTGGGGGTATTAAGGCGCTGCGGATTTTGGTGCTGATCGCGCAGAGCGTGAAAGAGGTTAAGCTGCTGATTCATCCGCGCTCGGTGGTATCACTGAAGATGTCCGGTAAGCCGATCCATGACCGACAAGGTTTGGCGGTGTTGGGCTTTTTCTTCTTGTACGTGATGATGACGATGATTTTTATCTTCTTGCTGACCACCTTTGGCGAGACGCTGGATACCGCGATTGGCTCTACTGCCGGGTGTATCAACAACATGGGGATTGGTTATGGCGCTTCGGGCTCGAACTTCAGTGGTCTGAAAGAGCCGTCTAAGTACGTGATGATGCTGGCCATGTTGTTTGGCCGACTGGAAATCTTCCCGTTCTTGGTACTGATGTCGCCAGCCTACTGGCGTAATTAA
- the mpl gene encoding UDP-N-acetylmuramate:L-alanyl-gamma-D-glutamyl-meso-diaminopimelate ligase, whose product MHIHILGICGTFMGGLALLARAQGHRVTGSDANVYPPMSTLLQEQGIEIIEGYDPAQLEPRPDCVVIGNAMSRGNPCVEYVLNNNLPYTSGPQWLHDHLLGERWVLAVAGTHGKTTTAGMLAWILESCGYEPGFLIGGVPGNFGVSARLGNSPFFVIEADEYDSAFFDKRSKFVHYSPRTLILNNLEFDHADIFDDLKAIQKQFHHLVRIVPGNGKIITPQHDHNLKAVLQMGCWSEQETVGDDGHWHAEKLCHDASQYSVHLDGNYVGEVHWGLVGEHNMHNGLMALAAARHVGVEPSHACAALSQFINARRRLEVRGEVNGVTVYDDFAHHPTAIEATLSALRAKVGGTPRILAVLEPRSNTMKLGVQKQDLAPSLVRADEVFLLQPTNIPWLVTEVAEACVQPAHWAGDVDALVTQIMRVVRPGDHILVMSNGSFGGIHDKLLHALAQLVH is encoded by the coding sequence ATGCATATTCATATATTAGGTATCTGCGGGACGTTTATGGGCGGGCTGGCGCTGCTGGCACGGGCACAGGGACACCGGGTGACCGGTTCAGATGCCAATGTTTATCCACCGATGAGCACGTTGCTGCAAGAGCAGGGCATTGAGATTATCGAAGGTTACGATCCGGCGCAGCTCGAGCCACGCCCAGATTGCGTGGTGATCGGCAATGCCATGTCGCGTGGCAATCCGTGTGTGGAGTACGTGCTGAATAACAACCTGCCGTACACCTCCGGTCCACAGTGGCTGCACGATCACCTGCTGGGTGAGCGTTGGGTGTTGGCGGTGGCCGGTACCCACGGCAAGACCACCACTGCCGGTATGCTGGCGTGGATTTTGGAGTCGTGCGGTTACGAACCAGGCTTTTTGATTGGCGGCGTACCGGGCAACTTTGGTGTGTCGGCGCGTTTGGGTAACAGCCCGTTCTTCGTTATTGAAGCCGATGAGTATGACAGCGCCTTTTTCGACAAGCGCTCCAAGTTTGTCCACTACAGCCCACGCACTTTGATCTTAAATAACTTGGAATTTGATCACGCGGACATCTTTGACGATCTCAAAGCGATCCAAAAACAATTCCACCATCTGGTACGCATCGTGCCGGGTAACGGCAAGATCATCACCCCGCAGCACGATCATAATCTGAAAGCGGTGCTGCAGATGGGTTGCTGGAGCGAGCAAGAAACCGTTGGCGATGACGGCCATTGGCATGCCGAGAAACTGTGCCACGATGCATCGCAATACAGCGTGCATCTGGATGGCAACTATGTCGGCGAAGTGCATTGGGGATTGGTTGGCGAGCACAACATGCATAACGGCCTGATGGCCTTGGCAGCGGCGCGCCATGTTGGCGTTGAGCCGTCACATGCCTGTGCCGCGCTGAGCCAATTCATCAACGCCCGACGTCGCCTTGAAGTGCGTGGGGAAGTCAATGGCGTGACCGTGTACGACGATTTTGCGCATCACCCGACTGCCATTGAGGCCACCTTGTCGGCGCTGCGCGCCAAAGTGGGCGGCACGCCGCGTATTCTGGCGGTGCTGGAGCCGCGCTCAAACACCATGAAGCTCGGGGTGCAAAAGCAAGATTTAGCGCCATCACTGGTGCGCGCCGATGAAGTGTTCTTGTTGCAGCCGACCAATATCCCGTGGCTGGTGACTGAAGTGGCGGAAGCCTGTGTACAGCCAGCCCATTGGGCGGGGGATGTGGATGCATTGGTCACGCAGATCATGCGTGTGGTGCGCCCAGGCGATCATATTCTGGTGATGAGTAACGGTAGCTTTGGCGGGATCCATGACAAGCTGCTGCACGCATTGGCGCAGTTAGTGCATTAA